Sequence from the Fusobacterium periodonticum 1_1_41FAA genome:
TTTAACAGATTTTCTTTCACCTATATTAACTTCTTCACCAGTTTTAGGGTTTCTTCCTAATCTTGGAGCTCTTTCAACTACTTCTAGTTTACCCCAATTAATAATGCTGATGTCTTCACCATCTAAAAGAGTTTTTTCCATTGTTTCAAATATGATGTCAACTTTTTTTTCAGCTTCAGTTCTTGTTGTAAAAACACCCTTTTCAAATAATAACTTTGCAAATTCTTTCTTTGTCATTTTTTCTCAATCCTTTCCTTCCTAATAAAATATACTCACACGAAAATTTAAAACATAGTTAATTTATATCATAAATTACAGACTATTTCAAGTACTTTTAAATAAAAAATATAAGCTGTCAGATAAGAGATTGCCATAATCCTTGATAAATAAAATAAAATTAATATTAATAAAAATAATAATTCCTTTAAAATACATTAATTTTATAAAATTATATTTTATTATCTTGAATTTTTTCCACTATTCAAGTAAAATTTAGAGTAAATAAATAACAACTAAAAAAGAGAGAGAAAATGGAGATAAAGAATAATTATTTTATTGAAAATAGAAAATTGATAAAAAATATATTTCAAATTACTTTACCAGCAGTATTTGATCTACTAGCTCAAACTTTAATAATGGCTTTTGACATGAAGATGGTATCGAGTTTAGGACCTAGTGCTATAAGTTCTGTTGGAGTTGGAACAGCTGGGATGTTTGCTTTAATACCAGCTTTAATAGCAGTAGCAACAGGAACAACAGCTCTTTTGAGTCGAGCATATGGAGCTGATAATAAAATTGAAGGAAAAAAAGCATTTACTCAAAGTTTTTTTATAGCTGTTCCTTTGGGAATATTCTTAACTATTATCTTTTTACTTTTTTCAGAACAAATAATTAATTTAGTAGGTAATGCTAAAGACATGAATTTAAAAGATGCTATTCTTTACCAAAATATGACTGTTATTGGATTTCCTTTTCTAGGTATAAGTATAGCAACATTCTATGCTTTTAGAGCTATGGGAGAAAATAAAATTCCTATGATAGGAAATACATTGGCATTGGTATTAAAACTTATTCTAAATTTCCTTTTAATATACCTTTTCAAATGGGGAATCTTTGGAGCAGCATTAAGTACAACTTTAACTAGATTGTTCTCAGCCATATTTTCAATTTATCTAGTATTTTGGTCTAAAAAAAATTGGATATCTCTTAAAGTTAAAGATTTAAAATTCGATTATTTTACATCTAAAAGAATTTTAAAGGTTGGTATTCCAGCAGCAGTTGAACAATTAGGTTTAAGAATAGGTATGTTGATTTTTGAAATGATGGTTATATCTTTAGGGAACTTAAGTTATGCAGCACATAAGATTGCATTGACAGCAGAAAGTATTTCATTTAATTTAGGTTTTGCATTTTCTTTTGCAGCATCAGCTCTAGTTGGTCAAGAATTAGGAAAAGGTTCAAGTCAAAAAGCTTTAAAAAATGGATATATTTGTACTATTATAGCTATGATAGTTATGTCAACTTTTGGTTTATTCTTTTTTATAATACCTCAATTTTTAGTTTCATTGTTTACTAAAGATAAAGATGTTATTGAGTTAGCTACGATGGCGTTAAAAATAGTTTCCATATGCCAACCATTCTCAGGAGCTTCTATGGTCTTAGCAGGAGCACTAAGAGGAGCAGGAGATACGAAATCAGTTCTACTTATAACTTATTTAGGAATATTTTTAATAAGAATACCTATAACTTATCTTTTCTTAGATGTACTTAATTTAGGTCTAGCAGGAGCTTGGATAGTTATGACTATAGATCTAGCTATAAGAAGCTCACTAGCATTTTATATATTTAGAAGAGGAAAGTGGAAATATTTACAAGTATAGTTTAAAAATAATCCAAAAATAATTCTTGACTATTTTAGTATAAAATACTAAAATAGATATAATAAGAATATTTAATTCAAAGGAGGATAAAAAATGTATGATTTAATAGTTATTGGTTGGGGAAAAGCAGGAAAAACTCTTGCAGCTAAGTTAGCAGCAAAAGGAAAGAAAATTGCAGTAGTAGAAGAGAATCCAAAAATGTATGGGGGAACTTGTATAAATGTAGGGTGCTTACCAACGAAATCACTTGTACATAGTGCAAAACTAATATCTCAAGTTAAAAATTATGGTATAGATGGAGATTATGAATTTAAAAATAATTTCTTTAAAGAAGCAATGAAGAAAAAAGATGAAATGACAACTAAGTTAAGAAATAAAAACTTTTCAATCTTAGATACAAATGAAAATGTTGATATCTACAATGGAAAAGGAAGTTTTATTTCAAATAATGAAGTTAGAGTAGTTACAAAAGATGGAGAGGTTGTTTTAAAAGCAGATAAGATAGTTATAAATACTGGTTCTGTTTCAAGAAACCTTGATATCGAAGGTGCAAATAATAAAAATGTTCTAACAAGTGAAGGAATTTTAGAATTAAAAGAATTACCTAAAAAACTTTTAATTATAGGAGCAGGATATATTGGACTTGAATTTGCTTCATATTTTAGAAATTTTGGAAGTGAAGTTTCTGTTTTTCAATTTGATGACAGCTTCTTAGCAAGAGAAGATGAAGATGAAGCAAAGATAATAAAAGAAATTTTAGAAAATAAAGGAGTTAAATTCTATTTCAATACTTCTGTTAAGAAATTTGAAGATTTAGGTGACAGTGTAAAGGCAACATATGTAAAAGATAAGGAAGAATTCATTGAAGAATTTGATAAAGTTCTTGTTGCAGTTGGAAGAAAAGCTAATACAGAAAATTTAGGACTAGAAAACACTTCAGTAGAATTAGGAAAATTTGGAGAAGTTATAGTAGATGACTATCTAAAAACAAATGCTCCAAATATTTGGGCAGCAGGAGATGTTAAAGGGGGAGCACAATTTACTTATGTTTCATTGGATGATTTCCGTATAATTTTCCCTCAAATATTAGAAGGAGCTAAGGGAAGAAAATTATCTGATAGAGTATTAATTCCTACTTCTACTTTTATAGATCCACCTTATTCAAGAGTTGGAATAAATGAAAAAGAAGCTCAAAGATTAGGAATAGCATATACTAAAAAATTTGCTCTAACTAATACTATTCCAAAAGCTCATGTTATAAATGAAACAGATGGATTTACTAAAATTTTAATAAATGAAAATAATGAAATTATAGGAGCAAGTATCTGTCATTACGAATCACATGAAATGATAAATTTGTTGTCTCTTGCTATAAATCAAAAAATAAAAGCTAATGTTTTAAAAGATTTTATTTATACACACCCAATTTTTACTGAAAGCTTAAATGACATTTTAGGATAGTATTTTAGAAAAAATATGATATAATTGATATATATATATTTTTTTAAGGAGGGGAAGAGACTAGAATGAAAAAGATTTTTTTAAGCCTTTCACTTTTACTTTTTGTATCCTGTGTTAATATCGATAAATTAAATGTCTTTAATAAAAATGATTCAAAAGTTGCAGAAAAAACTACGGCAAATACTAATAAAAATGTAGCTAGTTCTAAAAAGGACAAGCAAAAGAAATCGGCACCTATTGTTCCAACAAAAGGAACTAAGTCAAAAAATTTATTGAGAGATGCTGAGGTAATGCCAGAGGATAATTATGCAAATAGAGTTAAAAAATATAAAGCATATAATTCTTTGATAGCATTTAATCCAAATTATAAATCAAATGTTGAAGCTAAGATGGGAGAGTTAAAATCTAAGATTGAAAGTACTTATACAATAAAAGTCTCTGTTACAGATTTAATATTACAAAATTTGACTAAGAAAGAAGAGTTTAATAATATTGGAAGCAAAGTTTTTAATTATAGTAATACTAATCCAGACTTAAATCTTTTAGTAGATATAAGTTCTGTAAATTATATTAAGCCAACTGTTAATGTAAAAACAGCTCCAAAGGAATATTCAGAAGAGTATGTTAATAGCGAGGGGAATAAGGTACTTAATGTAGTAAAATATTATGAAAATGAGACAACAAAAACTACAGCTCTTAGCTTTGTAGTAACTTATAAATTAGTTTCAAATTTAACTGGAGAAGTTTTATTCCATTATAAGAAAACAGTTGATAAAAGCTATAAAGAAAGTTGGAAGAATTATTATGTAAGTTCATTTAGAATGAATAAGAGAAAACAAATTCCTAGTGATGAACCAGAAAAATCTGTTCCAACTAAAGAGCAAATTTATCAAATTGCTTATGAAGAAATGTATGATATGATTCAAAAAGAAATAAATAATTTACCAAGTATAAAATAAAAATTAAGCTGTTGCATATTGCAACAGCTTTTTTGTTGTTTTAATATCTAAACTCTAATATTTACAGGCATAACTAAGTAAATATAATCTTCATTAGCTTCTTCTACGATTTTTAACATAGAACTTGAATTTGTAGCTTCAATGATAATATTTTTATCAGTATTATCAACAAATTCTTTAATGTATTTACAGTTTATTCCAAGCTTTAAATCTTCACCTGTTTTTATCATATTAACTTTTTGGTTAATTTTAGCATTAGAAGACATTCCACTTATAAGAAGTTGATTTCCTTTAAAATTAAAAGTTGCAACATTCTTAGAGTCATTACTATTCTTTGTTACAGATATAACCTTTTTAAGTGAAGAATTTAGTTCATCTCTATTAAACTCAAATTTCTTATCATGATTAGGATTTGTAATAAGAGGTATAAAGTCAGGGAAAGAAAGAGATAATAGTTTACAACTAAAATAAGCATCTTTCCAAGTTACTATAAGTTTATCTTCACTTGTTGCAAGAGTTACATCCTCATTTAAATCTTTTAATATTTTATAGATAACAGCCATACTATCAGCTGGAACTAAAATATCTTTACTAACTACATTTTCAAGAGGTTTTTTTAAATATATAAGTCTATATGAATCAGTAGAAGCTAATTCTACAAAATTATCCTTAAATGTTATTTTTATAGAATTAAACAAAGCATCTAAATTAGATGAAGAGTTAGTAAGAAATTTTACTTTTTCAAGTAAATTTGAAAATTTTTGGCTATTTTCTTTTGCAATAGTTGTAGAAACAACTTCTTTTATTTCAGGATAAGTAGTCTCATCTAATATAGAAAACTCAGCATTATTAACAATTAAATACCCATCTTTTTTTTCAAAATTTATATTTTCACTTTCAACTAATTTAATATATTCTAAAAGTAGTGAAGGTTTTATTAAAACTTGCCCTTCAACTTCAATATTACAATTAGCATATCTTATCAGTTCAACTTCAGTATTTGCACCTTTAAATACAACTTGATTATTTTTTACTTCAATAAACAAACCAGCAAGACTAGGTTTTACTGGATTGTCTTTTAAGATATTTGTATATTCACTAATTATTCCTATTACATTTTCTTTATTTATAGAAAATTTCATTGAAAACCCTCTCCTTAAATTAATTTGCTATTAAAATTTCTTGCCAGTATTTATTTTGTATATTTAATTTATCCCCAATATCTATTAAAAGTTGAGCATCTTTTGTTTTACTAACATCATATAAAGGTTTTTTAGTAACAAGTTTATCTGCTTCTAAATTTATGCTTGGAATTTCTATAAAATCAGAGATTTTTGCATAAACATCAGGTCTATGTATATAGTTTATAAATTTCATAGCATTTTCAATATTCTTAGAATCTTTTAAAATTACAAATGAATCTATTGATGAATATCCTTGGTCACCAGGTGGAATAATAAAGTCAACATTCTTTCTATCTTCTTCAGAAAGTTCTCTATAGATATTATCAGGATATCCTTGTACTACCCAGAAATCTCCATTAGCAAATCCTTTTCCATAAGATTCAGCATCAAATTTTGCAATATTCTTTTTCCAAGCTAAAACTTTAGCTTTTGCTTTTTCCATAGCTTCTTCAGAATCAGCATCTTGTTTATAACCATTTAAAGCTAAGGCAGGAACAAAAACTTCTCTCATATCATCTAATAATGTCATTCTTCCTGCTAAATCTTCTCTATCATAAATAGTGTAATCTCTTGGATAATCTTTAACAAATTTTGTATTTACTGCTATGCAAGTAATACCTCTCATATAAGGAACTCCATAGTCATTTTCAGGATCAAATTCTCTTAACTTTGCCATATAAGCATCATCAATATATTTAGTATTTTCAAGTTGTGATTTATCTAACTTCGCTAACATATCTTCTTTCATCATTATTTCATAATAATCACTAGATGGCATAATGATATCATAACCTTCTCCACCAGCTTTAATCTTTGTATACATCTCTTCATTTGATGAGTAAATATCCTCAACAACTTTGATACCAGTTTCGGCCTCAAAATCTTCATAAACAAATTGTGGAATATAGTCAGCCCAACTATATACATATAAAGTGTTTTCATCTTTGCTATCTCCACAAGAAACTAACATTATTGTTGCCAAAAACAGTAAAAATATTTTTTTCATTTATACCTCCCAATTGTTTTATCATAATATTAAATTATACATTATTATAGAGATTGTTGCAAATAAATTACTTTTTCATATATAAATCAAGTTTATTATATGGAATTTCAATATTGTTTTTGTCAAAATATTTTTTAACATTAGCATTACATGCAAACATAGTATCAAGATAGTCTTCTTTTTTTACCCAAGCTCTGAAAATATAGTCAAGTGAGCTAGCATTATGTTTATTTAAAGTTATAGTAATAGGCATGTCAGGATTATCTTTAATAATTCTTTTTTCATCATTAACAACTTCATGTAAAACTGATATTACTTTATCAACAGGAACATCATAAGAAGATGAATAAACTAAATCAAGTCTTCTATATGGATTTCTAGAGTAGTTAATAATAGAAGCATTAGCTATTTGATTATTAGGAACAAAAATCAAAGGTCCATTAGCTTGCTTTATAACTGTATATAGAATATGTATACTTTCTACTGTTCCTTCAATACTTTTATCTAAACTTGAAACAAAATCCCCCTTAGAAACTTGTTTAAAGAATAAAATTAAAATACCGCTAGCAAGATTGGCTAAACTTCCCTGCAAAGCTAAACCTACTGCAACTCCAGCAGTACCTAAAATTGTTACAAGAGATGTAGCTTTTATTCCTATAATTCCTATTAATAAAAAAGCTTGAATAACATACATAATTGCTTTTACTAAAGATTTTAAAAATGATAAAAGTAAAGGGTCATCATTTTTTAATGTTCTAGATTTATCTAAAAGTCTCAATATAAATTTTGTTATTTTAGGCCATATAAAACATACAAGTAAGAAAGCTACAAGCTTCCCAGCCAATAAAGGTAGATAAGTTTCTAAATCTACCAATAATTTTTCTAACATTTTTTCAAAAAAAGTTTTATTCATTTTTTACCTCACTTATTATTTTAGTTAACTTTATTAGTATAATATTTTTTTCCTAAAATAACAAGAGGGATTATTTTACTTTTACTCTACTAGAGAAAAAAATTTTTTTAAAATTTGAAATAAAAAGCCATAAATAGTATAATAAAATAATAATATTTTAATTATATGGAGGAAAAATGTTTTACTTTTTATATGGAAATTCTCCAATGATAGAGTTTGAAACAGAGAAGAAAACAGAAGAAATTTTAGAAAAATATCCTAATATTTCAGCTAAATACTATGATTGTGCTTTAAAAGAAGAGGATGAATTTTTATCTGCTTTACAAGTTAATTCAATTTTTAAAACAGTTGATTTTCTTGTTTTAAAAAGAGCTGAAACTTTAAAAAGTTCAGGAGTTCAAAAACTTTTTAAAACTTTAAAAAACTATGATTTAAATGAAAAAAACATTATAATTATCTATAATGTTCCTATACAATATGGAAAAGTTGCTTCAGAATATGAGATAACTAAGGCAAGTATAAAAGCCATAGAAGAAATAGCTACTTTTTTAGATTGTACTCTCATAAAAGAAAATAATATAATTTTAAATTATGTTAAAGATAATTTAAATATCACTGAAAAAGATGCTAAAGATTTAATTGAGCTTCTAGGAAGTGACTATTATCATATAAAAAATGAGACAAATAAAATAGCTGCTTTTTTAGATGGTCAGCCATATTCTTTTGAAAAAATTAAAAACTTAATAAGTATCGATAAAGAATATAATATGAAAGACTTAGTTGAAAACTTTTTTAAGACTAAAAATTTTACAGATATTTTTAATTTCTTAGAAACAAATAAAGATTCTTATTTAGGAATTGTATATATGTTAGCTGATGAATTAATAGTCTTTTTAAAATTAACTTCCCTTATAAATAGTGGAAAAATTTCACAACATATGAATTACAATGTTTTTAAAGAGCTATACAATGATTTCTCAGATCTTTTTATAGGAAGAAATTTTAAAGCACAACACCCTTATACAATTTTTCTTAAATTAAATAGTTTAACTTACTTTTCAGAAGAATTTTTAGAAAACAAATTAAAAGAATTATTATATATTGAATATGGACTAAAAACCGGTGAAAAAGAAATCAATATAGAATTAGATTTATTTTTTAAGAAATTTTGGAAAGATGTACCAAGTTATTAAAAACATTATAAAGCCTCCAACAAAATCAATAAAATGATGTTGGTATACAAAATGAACTGAAATTGCAATTAAAAAGCCCCATATAGAAATAAGATATTTTAATTTTGTTTTCATTTCTTTACAATAGATTGCAATAGAAAGAAAAGCAAAACTTACATGTAAGGAAGGGCATTGATTAAAACTGCTATCTAATTGACCTAAGACATAGAAAAAAAAGTTAAAAATAGGATTAGCTATCTCAGGTTTGGGAAAATAAAATTTCATTGGAATAATAAAAAATATTGCAATAGAAACTACGGTTAAAAATATTGCTTGTTTTACATAGAAGTTTAAACTTTTTTCATCTTTTATAGTGAGAAAAGTTCCAAAGAAAAAAGGTGCTGAAGTCATATAGGGTAACATAAAAATTGTTAAAAAAGGTATTTTTTTCTCCCAAGCCATAAAATATGAGGGAACATAATCTAGGGTACGAGTATAGAATTCAGCTCCTTTATATAAAACAGTAAAAAATATTGTAATAAAAATTATATATTTGATTTTTAATCTTTGTAAATTATCTTTCATCATTGCCTCCTAATTATCTTGCTTAATTTTATCATACTATTCTTAAAAATTGGTTAAAATTTGTTATAATATTGTCAAGGTGATGTTAATGGAATATACAATTACAAAAAAGAAAATTAAAAATTTTATTTTGAGGATATATCCTGACTTAACTATCGCAGTATCGGCTCCTTTATCTGCAACTAGCAAGGATATTGAAAATTTTGTTCTATCTAAAAAAGAGTGGATAGAAAAAACATTAGAAAAATTAGAAAAATTAAAAGATGATAGTATAAAGATTTTAGGTAAGAAAGTAGAAAAAAAAGTTATTCAATCAGATTTAGAAAGAATAAGTCTAACTGACAGAAATATATTTATATATACAAAGAATACCGAAGAAATTGAAGTTGAAAAGAAATTTTTAGAGTGGAAATATAATAAATTAAAAGAGATTATAGATGAAGCTATAGAAAAATATACCAAACTACTAAATACTGAAATAAATTATTATAAAATAAAAAAACTTTCTTCTGCTTGGGGTATTTATCATAGAAGAGAGAATTATATTAGTTTCAATATAGATTTAATTGAAAAAGAAATAGAAAGTATAGATTATGTAGTTCTTCATGAGATATGTCATATTTTCTATATGGATCATCAAAAAAAATTTTGGGCTCTAGTTGAAAAATATATGCCTGACTACAAAATAAGAAGAAAAAAATTAAAATCATAAAATAAGACAATATTTTCACATATTGTCTATTTTTTATAAAAATATTTTTAAATTTGACAGACAAAGTAAGGAGTGTTATAATAAAAAAGAATTAAATTTTGCTAAACAAAATAAATTGAGGAGGAAAATATGTTATCAAAAAAATTACTTATTGGAGCTCTTGTAGCTACTATGTCTATGTCTGCTTTTGCACATTTTCAAATGATTCACACAGCTGATTCTGATATTTCTGGGAAATCATCTGTTCCATTTGAATTGATATTTACTCACCCTGCTGATGGAACAGAAGCACACAGCATGGATATGGGAAAAGATGAAAAAGGAACTATACAACCTGTTGTAGAATTTTTCTCAGTACATAATGGAGAAAAGAAAGACTTAAAAGCTAATTTAAAAGCTTCAAAATTTGGACCGGCTTCAAAACAAGTTACTTCTTATAAATTTAATTTAGATAAAAATTCTGGATTAAAAGGTGGAGGAGATTGGGGACTAGTTGTTGTTCCAGCACCATACTATGAATCTGCAGAAGATGTATATATTCAACAAATAGCAAAAGTATTAGTGAATAAAGATGAATTAGCTACTGATTGGAATAAAAGATTAGCTAATGGATATCCTGAAATAATTCCGTTATCAAATCCTATAACTTGGAAAGGGGAAATCTTTAGAGGGCAAGTTGTAGATAAAGATGGAAAGGCTGTTGCTAATGCTGAAATAGAAATAGAATACTTAAATGCAAATATTAAAAATTCAAAATTTGTAGGAGAATTACAAAAAGATAAAACTGCAACTGTTATTTATGCAGATGAAAATGGATATTTCTCATTTGTTCCAATTCATAAAGGATATTGGGGATTTGCTGCTTTAGGTGCAGGTGGAGAATTAAAACATAATGGAAAAGAATTATCTCAAGATGCTATTCTTTGGATAGAAGCTAAATAAAAAATTAGGCTATTGCAATTTAAACTTGCAATAGCCTTTTTGATTACAATAATTTAATATTCATTTGTCTACAAATTTCATGTACTTCTTGAGACCAAATAGAAGCTTGAACTTCACCTATATGTAATTTATCTAAGAAAAACATACATATACGAGATTGACCAATTCCACCACCGATAGTATATGGTAAAACTTTATTTAAAATCATTTGATGATATGGCATTGATCTTCTATCTTCACAATGAGATATTTTTAATTGTTCTTCTAAAGAATTTTCATCAACTCTTATACCCATTGAAGATAATTCAAGACCTATACCTAAAAGAGGGTAGTTAAATATGATATCTCCATTTAAATCCCAATCGTCATAATCAGGAGCTCTTCCATCATGTCTCTCACCAGAAGTAAGTTTTCCCCCTATTTTCATTAAGAAAATTGCTCCATACTCTTTAGCAGCAGCATGCTCTCTATTTTTAGGAGTAAGTGTTGGATATTTATCTTCAAGTTCTTGACTTGTGATAAAAGTTATTTCTTCAGGTAACTTCTTAGTAAGTTTAGGATATTCTTTAGTAATATAGTCTTCAGTGGCTTTAAAAACAGAGTAAATTTTTCTTACAACTTCTTTTAAATATTCTTCATTTCTATCTTCTTTAGAAATAATTTTTTCCCAATCCCATTGGTCAACATAATATGAGTGGATAAAATCTGTATCTTCATCTCTTCTTATAGCATTCATATCTGTATATATACCTTTATGGTTTTCAATATTATATCTGTATAAAGCCATTCTTTTCCATTTTGCAAGAGAATGAACTATCTCAACTCTTTCACCATTTTTTGTATCAAATGAAACAGGTCTTTCTGTACCATTCAGATTATCGTTAAGACCAGATTCTGGTATAACAAATAAAGGTGCTGAAACTCTTAGTAAATCTAATTCTTTTGATAGATGACTTTCAAAAAAATCTTTAACTTTTTTTATAGCAATTTCTGTTTCTAGTATATCTAGACTAGATGTATAAGCCATAATTTTACCTCCAATATATTTAGAAATTATGGAAAAATTATAACACCATTCAAAGATTTTATCAAATTTTAATTTTTAAAAAGCTCAGAAATTAATTTATATAAGTTATAATGATCCTCTACTCCACCCAATTCTCTGACAGAGTGCATAGAAAGTAATGGACTTCCTATATCTATACCTTGTATTCTTATTTGAGATTGTTGTATTGGTCCTATTGTTGAACCTCCACGAACATCTGAACGATTTACAAAAATTTGTAAAGGAATTTTTGCATCTTTAGCAATTTTTTCTATAACTGCTCTTGAGTACCCATCAGTTATATATGATTTATTAGCGGCCATTTTTATTACAGGTCCACAATTGATTTTAGGCTCATTAGTTGGATCAGCTTTTTCTAAATAATTAGGGTGTATAGAGTGAGCAGCATCATTAGAAATAACAAAAGATTTAGCTAAAGCTTGTTCATGTTCTTCTAAAGTTAAGTCCATAGCATTAGAAATTCTTCCTAATATATTAGCTAAAGTCGGACTATCTGCTCCTTGTATTGTATGAGAACCTATTTCTTCATTGTCATAACCAACAACTATACAAGTATTCTTTTTATCTTTATTATCTATTAAAGAGTTAAGGCTAGCATGGAAAGCAGCAAGGTTATCTAATCTTCCTACAGATACAAACTCATCATTGGCACCTAATATGCAACCTTTTTCTCTTGAGTGTAGACTTAAATCATAGCTCAAAATTTCATTTTCTTTTACTTTTAATTCTTTAGCTAACAATGCTGTTAAAGAGAATTTATTTTTATCTTTA
This genomic interval carries:
- the asnA gene encoding aspartate--ammonia ligase — protein: MAYTSSLDILETEIAIKKVKDFFESHLSKELDLLRVSAPLFVIPESGLNDNLNGTERPVSFDTKNGERVEIVHSLAKWKRMALYRYNIENHKGIYTDMNAIRRDEDTDFIHSYYVDQWDWEKIISKEDRNEEYLKEVVRKIYSVFKATEDYITKEYPKLTKKLPEEITFITSQELEDKYPTLTPKNREHAAAKEYGAIFLMKIGGKLTSGERHDGRAPDYDDWDLNGDIIFNYPLLGIGLELSSMGIRVDENSLEEQLKISHCEDRRSMPYHQMILNKVLPYTIGGGIGQSRICMFFLDKLHIGEVQASIWSQEVHEICRQMNIKLL
- a CDS encoding M18 family aminopeptidase is translated as MNKQKLAKDLIKFIDESPSNYFACINAKEILNKNGFTELSEAEEWKLKKGEKYYVTINDSGIIAFTIGTDKIYKSGYRIAASHTDSPGFLIKPNPEMNKKDYDILNTEVYGGPILSTWFDRPLSFSGRVFVEGDSAFKPKKYFINYDKDIFIIPSLCIHQNRGVNDGMAINAQKDTLPLVSISKDKNKFSLTALLAKELKVKENEILSYDLSLHSREKGCILGANDEFVSVGRLDNLAAFHASLNSLIDNKDKKNTCIVVGYDNEEIGSHTIQGADSPTLANILGRISNAMDLTLEEHEQALAKSFVISNDAAHSIHPNYLEKADPTNEPKINCGPVIKMAANKSYITDGYSRAVIEKIAKDAKIPLQIFVNRSDVRGGSTIGPIQQSQIRIQGIDIGSPLLSMHSVRELGGVEDHYNLYKLISELFKN
- a CDS encoding DUF4198 domain-containing protein produces the protein MLSKKLLIGALVATMSMSAFAHFQMIHTADSDISGKSSVPFELIFTHPADGTEAHSMDMGKDEKGTIQPVVEFFSVHNGEKKDLKANLKASKFGPASKQVTSYKFNLDKNSGLKGGGDWGLVVVPAPYYESAEDVYIQQIAKVLVNKDELATDWNKRLANGYPEIIPLSNPITWKGEIFRGQVVDKDGKAVANAEIEIEYLNANIKNSKFVGELQKDKTATVIYADENGYFSFVPIHKGYWGFAALGAGGELKHNGKELSQDAILWIEAK